GGGAGTGATTATAAGAGTCCCCAATCGGAAAAAAACATGCAAGTTGGAAAAAGGTATTCATTGCACAACCTTCTGCCCTGTGGTGTATTCTAGTACAAGGGAAGCAGATTTGATTCAACATAGTGTGATGGGTCATTTGACATTCAAGAGCAACATGCAGTAAACTGAAGAATTTTCACTGTATTTTCTCAttatcaagaaatatttttagatAGTGTTTAAATAAAATGACAAAAATAATGACAAATACACCCATCTTGagctataataataataggaactgTGTTTTCTATtaatgtacatatgtatattttataAGGTCTGTGTATATAAGAatacaaaaattttaaaatatattgttaaataATGTTCGATAAAAGATGTTGTGATGTTTGAGTGTTTTTCCTTGTTTGTGTTATTGTAAACATACCAAAATTGTGAAGAGATTGGGCAACTTTTGGATATAGTCTCAGTTCCTCCACCTATGTGGCTGCTTCTATTTGAAATCTCAGGATGTTGTATGACTGCACGTATGACTACAAACATGACTACACCTCTGGTTTCTGGGACACATCTAAGGGCTCTGGGTTAAACTGAAATGATGCAAGTATGTCTCTTCTGGTATATTTATTGTAGTGGCTAAGGTAATCCAAGGAAGTACATACTAAAAGCTTTCTGCATTAGCAGTGTACAATTTTAACGGAAACTTGAAGAAATTTCGGTCTTTCCAGTTACCAAGTGTCAATTACTGTTTGCCAACTTTAATGTTGTTTCTAAGTGTGGCACTGCCCTCTAGTGGCTTGAATATTGAACACTGAATATTGCACATTGTTCCTAGTCTCAAATAATTGTTGCTAGTTGCGAAGTTGTGTCCAACCCATCGCAACCCCATGTACAAtgctcctccaggccttcctgttctctaccatcccctggagtccatttaaattCATGTTGATTGCTTCAGTGCTCTCCATCCAGACACTTCATTCTCTGCCGTCTCATTCTTCTTttgaacataagagccatgctgaatcagaccaaagcccatcgagtccagcattctgtgtcacatagtgacccaccaattgtatatggggatcttgagcagaaagagaaggcaagaccctccctttctcctgaccctcaacaaatggtactcaagggaatcctgcctgcctcaaccaacatagaggcggcacatggacatccgtttcaataaccaccgatacacttggcatccatgaatctgtctaatcctgccttgaagctatcaaggctgacagctgccataacctcttctggaagtgaattccataaaccaacgaccttctgggtgaagaaatatttcccttgatttgtcctcgctttcttacctattgaactttagggagtgtcctctcgtcctagtattatgtgatagagaaaatattttttctctatccaccttttctatcccatgcatgattttatacactttgatcaagacaccccttaaacgccgtctttcaaggctgaagagaccaaggtgttgcaatctggtttcgtaagggaggtgctccatttctttgatcatacttgttgcccttttttgcacttttccCTTTTGCTCTCAATTGTTGCAggcattaggttcttctccagtgagtccttccttcccattaggtgaacaaagtatttgaatttcatcttcgggatctggccttctaaagagtagtcagagttgatctcctctaggactgactggttggATCGCTttacagtccaagggactcacaggagtcttctccagcaccatagttcaaagttttcttatggtccaactttcactgCCATACGTTgctactgggaaaaccatagccttgactatatgcactgtgattggcagggtgatgtctcttctttttaatatgttgtctATATTTACCATAGCAGgagcaagcgtcttttaatttcttggctgcattccccatctgcagtgatcttggagcccaggaaaataaaatctatgaCTACTTCTATTTCTTCCCCATTTATTTGCCAGAAATTGAGAGGGCCAGATACCATTATCTTAGTTTTTTTAATGAGTTCCAAATAAtagttttgctttaaaaaaaaagtagcaCTTAATTTTGTCAATAAGACATAGCAATTCTATCATCTTGTTTCCAATTTCTGTTTTTATCTACTAATGTAACTACCCAACTCAGATTTGATAATCCTCAAGCCTTAAAATCCATGAAGGATGTAGTAAAAACAACCAAATTTTTGTAATCTAAATCAATTATTTGTTGATCCAAGTGATTAAGCCTAAACTAGAGAATGCATATCATAGAAGagttggattttattttattttatttattttatttattgttagagttgataGGGACCATGCAAGTCATCAAGTCcgaccccctgcctgagcaggaatcctaaagcaccccagccaagtggcagtccaatctcctcttgaaagtgtccagagttggggagttcacaacctctgcatgcaggttgttccactggttgatcgctctgaccgtcaggaagttcttccttacttctaggttgaatctctccttggtcagcttccagccgttgttcctcgtccggccctctggtgctctggagaatagagtggccccctcctctctgtggcaacccctcatatacctatatacagctatcatgtcccctctggccctccttttctctaggctatccatgcccagttcccgcaatctctcttcgtaagtcttggtttcaagtcccctaatcattttggttgctcttttctgcaccttctccagagtttcaatgtctcttttgaagtgtggtgaccagaactggatgcagtactccagatgtggtctgaccagggtgtagtagagtggtattaatacttccctggtcttggagttgatacagcttaggatagtgttggcttttttggccactgctgcacattgctggctcatgtttagttgattatccaccaagagcAGTAGTGGATTGTAAATagttttgctgctggtttgcttgcgCGCACAGTGCttcggcacatgcacagaagtgtccgggcgggtgggcagagcctccagtCTGCAGCACTCCCATTTCTTAGAAcctgtctgaactgggagcaactcacTGCTGATTTAGAGAAAGGATAACATGCAACAATTGCTTTATGTTCATTTCCTGAAAACAGAACTTAGAAACAGCACAAATATTAATCAGAGCAACATTCTTTGCATATTTTCATATCAGGTTTTCATTTGGTTGCATAAGAAAGATAAATGGAATTTGCTTTCAATTTTTCTTTGAATTAGAAGAGCACTTCCATGAAGATGTTAGTGGGTGGAATATGAGGTTTTTCACTCAGTATGAGTTAGCCAAGAAGTACGTATGAATAATCTGTCTTTCATCATACACTCCTTGGCTTTCCATAATTCTAGTTAAATCTTGTGGGAAGGTATTATCTCCTCTTGGACAAATACATAGAAATCATTCATTCGAATTCTGGAGAACTGCAAAAGGCCATGCATCTAATAACCTCCAAGATATCTCCAGTGTCTGAAAACAGAATAACCTTTTCCCATCTAGCAAGatggagcaagaaagaaaggcagcAGCAGGGACAGGCAGCCACACCAAACCCCTCTCTCTGCTGCAATATTTACTCTATAAGACGCACAGACATTACCACCCACTTTTTTTGGATTGGGAGTGCTCGTTATAGTGaggaaaatacagtaataaatcACGTTATCAAATGAGACATGGTATTCTTTTGGTATGACCAAAGTCATTTAACGAGGTAGGCTTGagttttaagattattttattttgcccACAAGAAAGGAGTAACAAATGGAATACAATCAGATACACACAAGGTTCCAAATATCGGATCCACATAGTTATTATAGTCAGTGGTTAGTGCATCATCCAATAATCTTTATTTCTTCCAATTGAACCATTATTGGGCCTCAGGAGAACGAGTGAAAGGCTACGACAGTATAGCCATGCTGTGTACATTGTACTTCTGCTGCAGAATTGCAGACTTGGTTTTTGTGGAATTCAGTGTTAGGAAGAATAATGTAAACACACACTGTTTTTAATGTTTCTGGTACTACATAAAATTTGTATTCATTCAGTCTTAAAACAATATGCAAAATAGGTTAGTATTATTAATTTCCTATAAACATTTTCTATGTCACCTAGCTACTGCTAAAACCAATAGCCCTATACTCCTCTGCTGAGACTTATGtcctatctctctcttctttatgGACTTTACGACAAAGCAGGAAACTTTGTAACAGACACAGACTTTCCACTATTAGTTTGTGGAAAGAATTTCCAACAATTGTGGGAAAGCACTCAAAGGGAATTCCCTCAAAGTTCATACTGACTGTTGAGTAGaagaaatagacagacagacagaacccAATGCCCTGGAAGACGGCACAGGTAACATCCACCAAGAAACACTGATTCAACTGGATACTGTTAATAGCCATTTATTAGAAGGATGGTTTGTCAGATTGTATGTTTTATATGGCCATGACAATTTTGAATAAGTAACGTTCAGTGGGATTGAAGATGGGACTCCTTGTCATCAGATGCTGCTCTTCTCAATGGTTTTTCCATTTAGTTAGCCAAATGATTAGCTAAAGAAAAATAACTGTTTCCCAGCTACACTGAAACAGAACAGTGCTAGTCAAAACCATTTCAACACATACACTACACTTTTATCGTGCATATCAATATTACTAACCAATGGTGAGAACATGATAAAATAGAAAGCAATCATCCTCAAAGATATGAAGCCAATTTAGGTCCATTATATTCTTCAGGTTTAGATACCTTCCTAGTTCTCTGTAGTAGGCACGGGATTATCAAGTAATTATTAAAATTCATCCTTAATAGTGAAATGTGGCTGATCTTCAGGTTTAAAGTTTGGGTTAGGGCTGCCATCTTCATTGAGAATTCTTCGGGCAGTGTAGCCAACAATAGGATATTTGGTCTTGTAAACATTATTAAAGGTCTCATCCAAAGATCGCAATTGCTCTTCTGTGAGCCCCGTCTCAATGAATTGCAATTgtgtaaaaaaaggaaagatggagaggaaaggggaggggtaGACAGAACAAATACAATGATTATTGCACAACTCCACGCTATGTAATGGGAATGCAAAGATCTACTAATaccatttctgtttttaaattccCTCCCCAATCCCACTGTCTTTAATGATCCTGTACTTGgatcaaatcaccaggaccaataAATCCATGTGCAAATAAAACCATTCCTTAGTTGTGGCTTCAAATCAAGCTATACTGAAAAGATATTTTCTTACTGTATCATAAGTGAGATCTGCTGGATCAAGGGACATTTTTGCAACACTTCGGGTTGAATCTTTGCCAGCTAGTACATTGTATGGTGCTCCTTTCCCATAAAATTCTGTTGGGGAAAAATAACAAATAGCAGTTAAGCGCGGGACTTAAGATTCTTAGGATCACCAAACatcccagcaaaaaaaaaaaaaacaatttaccttttactcGGCGAGTCATGTCTTGGTCAAGACAAGATACAATATGGACAAATTTGGAACTGTTAAAGTGACATTCAAAAAATAGACATAGAAATTGGCAATTGGGCTGACAATAACCCGATGTTGATTATatggaaagggaaaagaagaaggacAAGATGGACATTGAAGCTGGAACTCCATCCCCTCCTACTTCCTCCCAAAGTCCTTCTCAAAAATAATATTTGGCCATAACTTTTTGTCATGAGTAGTAGGAATCCAATAACTGGATCCCCAAATTTTCCTTTTACAACTGCCCATTCCCAGCTATTTGCCTTATACTTTTGTATACATGCTACTTATGTCCCTTTTTAATAATCTTGTGGTAAAAAGTATGGGAATGAAGCATATTTTCCCATCAACACTGTGCGGCTAttcagaagatggtcccgtaaggttacttacaggaccaaattctgccgcatgaaccccagtaactagttaggtcccatagagttggcttaCTCCAGGTCCTTTCAGCTAGgcaatgttgcctggtggggcctaggagtagagccttttctgtggcagccccggccctttggaaccagctcccccctgagatttgtACCGCTCCCATCCTTTCTTTCGTAAATCtttgaaaactcatctctgccggcaggcttggggccgttgagcacaGATACTCTGCTCTGACCATGAGTGTAAATAGAATGAATGTGACTGATTATgttttataattggggttttagataaatTTAGATTGTTTTAACTACTGGATTTCTTAAATGTTTTTGTATTATTCCTGTtataagctaccctgagtctgcggagaagggcggcatagaaatcaaataaacaaacaaataaataaataaataaacgttgcTTTATGGATTTATTGTATAATGTGATTGGTTGCTGAATtgattgcattggttgctgaatCTTTTGAAGCAGCAGTAATTTTCAAACTGTTTATATTCCTCTCAGAACCCTGGTTTGAAATTGAACACTTCAATGAGTAAAGGCAAATCAGGCACAAATAACTCAGGTTTAGAAATCCAGGAGGAAAGCAAGTAGGAACAGCTCCCCTTGGTTTTAAACAGTGGCAAAATGAATATCCCCGGGGCAGCAGCACTAGACTCTTACAAATATATGAAACCATTGCTACATAGTTACTACAAGCTTGCAAAAAAGACAGGAGAAGATCTAGCTTACTCTTCAGGTGAAATTAGCACAGAGGGctactgaatgaataaaatatggcACTATACACAGGTGCTGTCCTTCTAAAACAGATGTAAGCAATATGTGGCCTTCTTAGCTGATGTTGGGCTACAAGTCCCAGAATTGCTCACCATCAATCATGTTTACTGGAACTAATAGGAGCTGAAATTCAACAACTGGAAAGGTAAAGGTTATCCAGGTCTGGGAATAAAGGATAACAAACATCTGGAGGGGGGAACTAGCAGCATTTACAAATTAGAGGAACAGGTTTTTTCAGCATATCTTTGAGCAGTTGCCTTTGCTCTTTAAAAGGGACATCTGGTTAAGGTGACAACACTAAGATATACTTACTTTGAACCATactgaaggaagggggagaggcaTTCTGCTTGTAAGGTGATCTTACCTTTTCCAGAAGTGACATCAAACACCACACCCTTCACAGCTATATAAATAGGTTCATCCTCCTGAAAGTACAATTTATATACTTTATCATGAAATGTACTGATAAGAAATACCAACAGCATAGTTTTTACCTGGTCTTTCTTTAAAGAGGAAAGTCTGTTTACATTAACAAAGGGATGCTATAACAAGAAGTCATAATAAACTTGAGCAGAGAAATCTCTGATTAgcgtaaataaaaagaaaagtctGTATCACTGAATGTACTAGATATAGAATAGTTGTTAAAGGGTGAGGAATTTGTGATCCTCCAGAGGTGGCTGGAGCTCTACAACCCAAATCTCTTTACTCTTGGCCGTGATAGTATGTGTTGCTCATGTTATACTTCAGATGCAGCTGGTTTCATTGCTTATCAAAATTTCTACATCAAATTCCTTTGTTAATGGAATAAAAACAATAGAAGTTA
This genomic window from Erythrolamprus reginae isolate rEryReg1 chromosome 1, rEryReg1.hap1, whole genome shotgun sequence contains:
- the NENF gene encoding neudesin; its protein translation is MAQGARLAFVLLALTLEGPREAPAEQELRFKPPPSHRPVRLFTEDELARYDGRQEDEPIYIAVKGVVFDVTSGKEFYGKGAPYNVLAGKDSTRSVAKMSLDPADLTYDTTGLTEEQLRSLDETFNNVYKTKYPIVGYTARRILNEDGSPNPNFKPEDQPHFTIKDEF